GTGGCCATGCCCTCGAAGAAACGCAAAGACGGACAGTTCCGCGACATCGCCCATCCCTTGAACCAAGAGACCCGCAACATGATCGAAGACGCGGTCTTCGCGGCCTTCGAAGCGGAACTCAAAGCCATGGGCGCCTCACTCCAGAACCTGAAACGCCAAAAAGCTCCGGACAGCGGCGACGATTATTAGGTCGTCGCGTGGTCGCACTTCCGATTCGGAAGTGCGGGTTTTCCCATGCTTAGGGAACCAGCATTCCCTTGTCTTCCCGCCTTAAACCCCAGCAATCTCTGCATTGACGCCACGCTTCGTCACGGGCGTGCTTCAGGAACGCTTGCTTCCCGTAGGACTTTTATTTAGTTTTCGGACTGCGTTCTGCACAGTTGGGGTGTCGCCAAGTTGGTAAGGCATCAGATTTTGATTCTGACATTCGCAGGTTCGAGTCCTGCCTCCCCATCCAATTTTCCGCTCTCACAATTTTGGTTTGATCTCGGTGCTTCGCACTTCGCTTTGCGTTTATTTTGGCGCGAGGTTTTGTGCGGAAAATTTCTGTTTATTTCCTCGGCTTACGCCGTCGGGACGTATCGGCTTCGCCGATCCGCCGGCCCTTCGGGGCTGGCTTCGGCGTAAATCACGCCCCCTCCGCCCCCCAACCCCAGGAACTCAATCGTATCCAGCAGCTCGTCGACGCGGGGCCGGTCGATCACGATGACCTGGCCAGATCAAGATCCGCGCCAGAACCTTTTCGTCCATAGCGAAGCGATTCCCTCTCAAAGAAGTGATTTCAGAGAAGCGACTTCTTCACTTCGAACCAGTCACGGTCCAACTGCTCGCGGTCCTCGGGATGGGCGATCCCGATCAAAGCCTTCGCCCGCTCGCCCAGGGATTTGCCAAACAGGTTCACGACACCATACTCGGTCGCCACAAAGTGAACGTGAGCCCGTGTCGTGACGACGCCCGCCCCACGTTTCAATTGCGCCACCAAACGTGAAGCGCCTTTCGGACTGCGTGCGCTCATGGCGAAGATGGGCTTCCCGCCTTCAGACAAAGCCGCCGCGCGGATGAAGTCCATCTGCCCGCCCACACCGGAAATCACCTTCGAGCCCACCGAGTCCGCACACACCTGCCCGGTCAAGTCGATCTCGACGGCCGAATTGACCGCCGTCACCTTCGGGTTCCGCATGATATTGATCGGATAGTTGATGTAGGTCGTCTCGAGATTGATGGTCGACATATTGTCGTCGATGAAATCATACAGCGCGCGCGAACCGATCACGAAGGCCGAGG
Above is a genomic segment from Pseudobdellovibrionaceae bacterium containing:
- the spoVG gene encoding septation regulator SpoVG is translated as MKITEVKVFPVNEERLKAYVSITFDEAFVVRDLKVIQGTTGLFVAMPSKKRKDGQFRDIAHPLNQETRNMIEDAVFAAFEAELKAMGASLQNLKRQKAPDSGDDY